One stretch of Cryptosporangium aurantiacum DNA includes these proteins:
- a CDS encoding metallophosphoesterase family protein, giving the protein MRLVIMADTHVPKRARDLPAPLWDDVDAADVVFHAGDWVDVALLDALEARAARLVGVYGNNDGPALRARLPEVARVELDGLRVAVVHETGAAGGRERRCAAQYPDADVLVFGHSHIPWDTTAPNGLRLLNPGSPTDRRRQPFASFMTATVLDGALVDVDLHRL; this is encoded by the coding sequence ATGCGCCTCGTGATCATGGCCGACACGCACGTGCCGAAGCGCGCCCGGGACCTCCCGGCGCCCCTCTGGGACGACGTCGACGCCGCTGACGTGGTGTTTCACGCCGGTGACTGGGTCGACGTCGCCCTGCTGGACGCGCTGGAAGCGCGGGCCGCCCGGCTCGTCGGTGTCTACGGGAACAACGACGGACCGGCGTTGCGGGCCCGGCTGCCGGAGGTCGCCCGGGTCGAGCTGGACGGGCTGCGGGTCGCGGTCGTGCACGAGACCGGTGCGGCGGGCGGCCGGGAGCGGCGGTGCGCGGCCCAGTACCCGGACGCCGACGTGCTGGTGTTCGGGCACTCGCACATCCCGTGGGACACCACGGCTCCGAACGGGCTACGGCTGCTCAACCCGGGGTCGCCCACGGATCGACGTCGCCAGCCGTTTGCGTCGTTCATGACCGCAACCGTTCTCGACGGTGCGCTGGTCGACGTCGATCTTCACCGTTTGTGA
- a CDS encoding NAD-dependent epimerase/dehydratase family protein: MRTLVTGARGKVGVAAVEALVAAGHDVTATDLAPPSFDRPAPDAPAAERVPYVRADLTDAGDVYALVGGFSAGEGQKAGRYDAVVHAGAIPAPGRHAPATVFQNNLGALFNVVEACVRCGVPRLVNISSETVTGFHFAERPWYPVYLPLDEEHPAAPQDPYGLAKHFGEQLCDAAVRRSDLKVLSLRPTWVQNAASYPLNLGPIVADPDAPSLTGWSYVDADDLGDAIVLAAESDIPGHEVLYIAAADTVGGRDLHASWRAAYPDAPTELRPVSRPDASGIDCSKAKRLLGWEPRRSWRDHVGPEPKP, from the coding sequence GTGAGGACTTTGGTGACCGGCGCCCGGGGCAAGGTCGGCGTCGCAGCGGTCGAGGCACTCGTCGCGGCCGGACACGACGTCACCGCGACCGACCTCGCGCCGCCGTCCTTCGACCGTCCGGCGCCGGACGCGCCCGCGGCAGAGAGGGTCCCGTACGTGCGGGCCGACCTGACCGATGCCGGCGACGTCTATGCGCTGGTGGGCGGTTTCAGCGCGGGTGAGGGCCAGAAAGCCGGCCGCTATGACGCGGTCGTCCACGCCGGTGCCATCCCCGCACCGGGACGTCACGCCCCGGCCACCGTGTTCCAGAACAACCTGGGCGCGCTGTTCAACGTCGTCGAGGCCTGCGTCCGGTGCGGTGTGCCCCGGCTGGTGAACATCTCCAGCGAGACCGTCACCGGGTTCCACTTCGCCGAGCGTCCCTGGTACCCGGTGTACCTCCCGCTCGACGAGGAACACCCGGCCGCGCCACAGGACCCGTACGGGCTGGCCAAGCACTTCGGCGAGCAGCTCTGCGACGCCGCCGTGCGGCGGTCGGACCTGAAGGTGCTCTCGCTCCGGCCGACCTGGGTGCAGAACGCCGCGAGCTACCCGCTGAACCTCGGTCCGATCGTCGCCGACCCGGACGCTCCCAGCCTCACCGGCTGGTCGTATGTGGACGCCGACGACCTCGGGGACGCGATCGTCCTCGCGGCCGAATCCGACATACCTGGCCACGAGGTGCTCTACATCGCGGCTGCGGACACCGTCGGCGGCCGGGACCTGCACGCGTCCTGGCGGGCGGCGTACCCGGACGCGCCCACCGAGCTGCGGCCGGTCTCCCGGCCGGACGCGAGCGGCATCGACTGCTCCAAGGCGAAACGGCTGCTCGGCTGGGAGCCCCGTCGGAGTTGGCGCGATCACGTCGGCCCCGAGCCGAAACCCTAA
- a CDS encoding FIST signal transduction protein, producing MGDGPTRWFSVGTSDAADGGRAGREATAAAVAGRDATLVVVLTRVRDDLDALVDGVRSQLTGNPIVVGTSTSGQYTAGADGTDAVTVAAYGGPGLQASYRVAPLNRSGRDAAADAAECTADLTLPHRALLLFFDSLDEDQQELVRGAYSVAGAATPLVGGSSGDDLAYVRTYQIAGTADRIEVLSGAVVGVGLACETPLGVGIAHGWRHTGAPMSVTRSAAGRVYELDEQPALDVYAARAGLDADLARDPAAFALAALRSPLGLNRRGGEDIRVIHGGDPDERSLACLADVPQGGLVWLMDTDEDALVAAADESCRQALEKLDGTPPLGLLTFDCAVRKLMLGPEGVERETAALGAVAGSVPFAGWYTNGEIARTRGSAGLHHLTMVTLALT from the coding sequence ATGGGTGACGGACCGACCCGCTGGTTCAGCGTGGGCACGAGCGACGCTGCGGACGGTGGCCGGGCGGGCAGGGAGGCCACGGCTGCCGCGGTGGCCGGCCGGGACGCCACGCTCGTCGTCGTCCTCACCCGGGTGCGCGACGACCTGGACGCGCTCGTCGACGGCGTCCGGTCTCAGCTCACCGGCAACCCGATCGTCGTCGGCACCTCGACGTCCGGGCAGTACACAGCGGGCGCCGACGGCACCGACGCGGTCACGGTGGCCGCCTACGGCGGCCCGGGGCTGCAGGCCTCGTATCGGGTGGCCCCACTCAACCGTTCCGGACGAGACGCCGCGGCCGACGCCGCCGAGTGCACCGCCGACCTCACGCTGCCGCACCGGGCGCTGCTGTTGTTCTTCGACAGCCTCGACGAGGATCAGCAGGAACTCGTCCGCGGCGCGTACTCGGTCGCCGGAGCAGCGACCCCGCTGGTGGGCGGCAGCTCCGGCGACGACCTCGCGTACGTCCGGACCTACCAGATCGCCGGCACCGCGGACCGCATCGAGGTGCTCTCCGGAGCGGTCGTCGGTGTCGGGCTGGCCTGCGAGACGCCGCTGGGCGTCGGCATCGCCCACGGCTGGCGGCACACCGGCGCGCCGATGTCGGTCACCCGGAGCGCCGCCGGGCGGGTCTACGAGCTCGACGAGCAGCCGGCCCTCGACGTCTACGCGGCCCGCGCCGGCCTGGACGCCGACCTCGCCCGCGACCCGGCGGCGTTCGCCCTGGCCGCGCTGCGTTCACCGCTCGGGCTGAACCGGCGCGGCGGCGAGGACATCCGGGTGATCCACGGCGGCGACCCGGACGAGCGGTCGCTGGCCTGCCTCGCGGACGTGCCGCAGGGCGGGCTGGTCTGGCTGATGGACACCGACGAGGACGCGCTGGTCGCCGCGGCCGACGAGTCCTGCCGTCAGGCCCTGGAGAAGCTGGACGGCACGCCGCCGCTCGGCTTGCTGACGTTCGACTGTGCGGTCCGCAAGCTGATGCTGGGCCCGGAAGGCGTCGAGCGGGAGACCGCGGCACTGGGCGCCGTGGCCGGATCGGTGCCGTTCGCCGGCTGGTACACCAACGGCGAGATCGCCCGCACCCGAGGATCGGCGGGCCTGCACCACCTCACGATGGTGACGCTGGCCCTGACCTAG
- a CDS encoding SAM-dependent methyltransferase has protein sequence MDAQTDGRTPAELDTGVPHPARVYDALLGGKDNFAADRQVADAIRANPAGEIGPLANRDFLRRAVTYLSTEAGIDQFLDVGTGLPTAPNVHEVAQTINPAARVVYVDNDPIVLVHARALLVSAPEGLTSYVDADIRDPETILAHARETLDFSRPIGLLLLAIGHFLDDEDDAYGVAGRLVEALPSGSYLVMSHLTGEFQPEETKKTEAMYKAQGMKLRARSEEEFTRFFDGLALIEPGVTLTHRWRPDALDRIPADTPGEQAPGYGAVGRKA, from the coding sequence GTGGACGCGCAGACCGACGGCAGGACACCCGCGGAGCTGGACACCGGCGTTCCCCACCCCGCCCGGGTCTACGACGCCTTACTCGGGGGCAAGGACAACTTCGCGGCCGACCGGCAGGTCGCCGACGCGATTCGCGCCAACCCCGCGGGTGAGATCGGGCCGCTGGCCAACCGCGACTTCCTCCGCCGGGCCGTGACGTACCTGTCCACCGAGGCCGGGATCGACCAGTTCCTCGACGTCGGCACCGGGTTGCCGACCGCTCCGAACGTGCACGAGGTCGCGCAGACGATCAACCCCGCGGCCCGCGTCGTCTACGTCGACAACGATCCGATCGTCCTCGTCCACGCGCGGGCGCTGCTGGTCAGCGCGCCGGAGGGTCTCACCAGCTACGTCGACGCGGACATCCGCGACCCCGAGACGATCCTCGCTCACGCTCGGGAAACCCTCGACTTCAGCCGCCCGATCGGTCTGCTGCTGTTGGCGATCGGGCACTTCCTGGACGACGAGGACGACGCCTACGGTGTCGCCGGCCGGCTCGTCGAGGCGCTGCCGTCCGGCTCCTACCTCGTGATGTCGCACCTGACCGGCGAGTTCCAGCCGGAAGAGACGAAGAAGACCGAGGCGATGTACAAGGCGCAGGGCATGAAGCTCCGCGCCCGCTCCGAGGAGGAGTTCACCCGGTTCTTCGACGGCCTCGCGCTGATCGAACCCGGCGTGACGCTGACCCACCGCTGGCGTCCGGACGCACTCGACCGGATCCCGGCGGACACCCCCGGTGAGCAGGCTCCCGGATACGGCGCGGTCGGTCGGAAGGCCTAG
- a CDS encoding NUDIX hydrolase, translating to MNIGLDALVANVRAFRPTALPTEGLRHAAVALVVNRTGSTLGIWLTRRASRLRAHPGQFALPGGRLDPGENAVDAALRELGEELGVVAPQNSYVGTLDDYATRSGYVITPVVFALGDAPPLAPNRDEVAEVYTIPLADLDVEPRYLRIPESEHPVIQVPLVGSLIHAPTAAVLHQFREVALHGRATQVAHLEQPVWAWR from the coding sequence ATGAACATCGGGTTGGACGCGCTGGTCGCCAACGTCCGCGCGTTCCGTCCCACCGCACTCCCCACCGAGGGCTTACGCCACGCCGCGGTCGCGCTGGTCGTAAATCGCACCGGCTCGACGCTGGGCATCTGGCTGACCCGTCGGGCGTCGCGGCTGCGCGCCCACCCCGGCCAGTTCGCGCTGCCGGGCGGCCGCCTCGACCCGGGCGAGAACGCGGTGGACGCCGCGCTCCGCGAGCTCGGCGAGGAACTGGGTGTGGTGGCGCCGCAGAACTCGTACGTCGGGACGCTCGACGACTACGCCACCCGATCCGGTTACGTGATCACACCGGTGGTGTTCGCGCTCGGCGACGCGCCCCCGCTGGCGCCGAACCGCGACGAGGTCGCCGAGGTGTACACCATTCCGCTGGCCGACCTCGACGTCGAACCGCGCTACCTGCGGATCCCCGAGTCGGAGCATCCGGTGATCCAAGTGCCGCTGGTGGGCAGCCTGATCCACGCGCCGACCGCCGCGGTCCTCCACCAGTTCCGCGAGGTGGCGCTGCACGGACGCGCGACCCAGGTCGCCCACCTCGAACAGCCGGTCTGGGCCTGGCGCTGA
- a CDS encoding YciI family protein, with product MKYVLLICGDETAEEHANDGCGGWDTEMIERGVLYGGAGLRPPADATTIRVRDGEALLTDGPFAETREQIGGFCLIECADLDEAIEIASKHPAATYGSIEVRPLIP from the coding sequence ATGAAATACGTACTGCTGATCTGCGGCGACGAGACGGCCGAGGAACACGCGAACGACGGCTGCGGCGGCTGGGACACCGAGATGATCGAACGGGGCGTCCTGTACGGCGGCGCCGGGCTCCGGCCACCCGCGGACGCGACGACGATCCGCGTCCGGGACGGCGAGGCTCTGCTCACCGACGGGCCGTTCGCGGAGACCCGGGAGCAGATCGGCGGGTTCTGCCTGATCGAGTGCGCCGATCTGGACGAGGCGATCGAGATCGCGTCGAAGCACCCGGCCGCGACGTACGGCTCGATCGAGGTCCGCCCGCTGATCCCGTGA
- a CDS encoding RNA polymerase sigma factor, giving the protein MSTDVTAIIDDAFRTEWGQIVATLIRVTGDWDLAEEAAQDAFAQALARWPEDGVPRRPGAWLTTAARNRALDRLRRDAVGAAKLREVATHPPAPPETHDIHDDRLRLMFTCCHPALALDAQVALTLRTLAGLTVAEIARAFLVSESTLAKRLVRAKQKIRHAGIPYRVPPAHLLPERTPAVLAVLYLLFNEGYAATAGPELVRRPLTGEAVRLARLLHRLMPDEPEAAGLLALMLFHGSRSATRVADGEIVPLEEQDRSRWDAVAIAEAEAILDAALRRSRGPSPGRFGPSGRPGPYQVQAAIAACHATAPTAADTDWRQIATLYGTLRELTPSPVVALNQAVAVGMAYGPDIGLALTDALRGELADYPLFPAVRADLLRRLGRASEAAHAYREAIDRAATEPERRYLQRRLSSLTGHRSSVE; this is encoded by the coding sequence GTGAGTACTGACGTCACCGCGATCATCGACGACGCCTTCCGCACCGAGTGGGGGCAGATCGTCGCGACGCTGATCCGCGTCACCGGTGACTGGGACCTGGCCGAGGAGGCAGCCCAGGACGCGTTCGCCCAGGCGCTCGCGCGGTGGCCGGAGGACGGCGTCCCCCGCCGCCCCGGCGCGTGGCTGACCACCGCCGCCCGGAACCGGGCGCTCGACCGGCTGCGCCGCGACGCCGTCGGCGCGGCCAAGCTCCGGGAGGTCGCGACGCACCCACCGGCTCCGCCCGAGACGCACGACATCCACGACGATCGTCTGCGGCTGATGTTCACCTGCTGCCATCCGGCCCTGGCGCTGGACGCTCAGGTGGCGCTGACCCTGCGGACGCTCGCCGGGCTCACGGTCGCCGAGATCGCGCGCGCGTTCCTGGTCTCCGAGTCGACGCTGGCCAAGCGCCTGGTGCGGGCGAAGCAGAAGATCCGGCACGCCGGGATCCCGTACCGGGTGCCGCCGGCGCATCTGTTGCCGGAACGCACACCCGCCGTGCTCGCGGTGCTCTACCTGCTGTTCAACGAGGGGTACGCGGCCACCGCCGGCCCGGAGCTGGTCCGTCGTCCGCTGACCGGCGAGGCGGTCCGGCTGGCCCGGCTGCTGCACCGCCTGATGCCGGACGAGCCGGAGGCCGCCGGCCTGCTGGCGCTGATGTTGTTCCACGGGTCGCGGTCCGCGACCAGGGTTGCGGACGGGGAGATCGTCCCGCTCGAGGAACAGGACCGTAGCCGGTGGGACGCCGTGGCGATCGCCGAGGCCGAGGCCATTCTGGACGCCGCACTGCGCCGCAGCCGCGGACCGTCCCCAGGCCGCTTCGGGCCGTCGGGGCGGCCGGGGCCGTATCAGGTGCAGGCGGCGATCGCGGCGTGCCACGCGACCGCCCCCACCGCCGCCGACACCGACTGGCGGCAGATCGCCACGCTCTACGGCACGCTGCGCGAGCTGACCCCCTCCCCCGTCGTCGCGCTGAACCAGGCGGTGGCCGTGGGCATGGCCTACGGGCCCGACATCGGGTTGGCGCTCACCGACGCGCTCCGGGGCGAGCTGGCCGACTATCCGCTGTTCCCCGCCGTCCGCGCCGACCTGCTCCGGCGCCTCGGCCGCGCGTCCGAAGCCGCGCACGCTTACCGGGAGGCGATCGACCGGGCCGCGACCGAACCCGAACGCCGATATCTGCAGCGCCGCCTGTCCTCTCTCACGGGTCACCGTTCGTCGGTGGAGTGA
- a CDS encoding maleylpyruvate isomerase family mycothiol-dependent enzyme — translation MDEIRAAIAAQRRQLADTLAALPEPRWDEATLCAGWRVREVIAHVTMAFRYSPAQFFWHFALARGNFNRLADRRAKADAAALTAAELTASVRDNVNHPWKPPGGGYGGALTHDTVHALDIAVPLGLDWHVPESTLRTVLDGWSAERGRKVFGVDLTGIRLCADDLDWTLGDGEPLSGHGTDLLLYLCGRTLPPGRLRGPAVSR, via the coding sequence ATGGACGAGATCCGCGCCGCGATCGCGGCCCAGCGCCGACAGCTCGCCGACACGCTCGCCGCCCTGCCCGAGCCCCGCTGGGACGAAGCGACGCTCTGCGCCGGCTGGCGCGTCCGCGAAGTGATCGCCCACGTCACGATGGCGTTCCGCTACTCCCCCGCCCAGTTCTTCTGGCACTTCGCGCTGGCACGCGGCAACTTCAACCGGCTCGCCGACCGCCGGGCCAAGGCGGACGCCGCGGCGCTCACCGCCGCCGAGCTGACCGCCTCCGTCCGGGACAACGTCAACCACCCGTGGAAGCCGCCGGGCGGCGGTTACGGGGGCGCGCTCACCCACGACACCGTGCACGCGCTCGACATCGCAGTGCCCCTCGGGCTCGACTGGCACGTGCCGGAGTCCACGCTGCGAACCGTGCTGGACGGCTGGTCGGCGGAGCGCGGCCGGAAGGTCTTCGGCGTCGACCTGACCGGTATCCGCCTGTGCGCGGACGACCTGGACTGGACGCTCGGGGACGGCGAGCCGCTCTCCGGACACGGCACCGACCTGCTGCTGTACCTGTGCGGCCGCACGCTCCCGCCCGGCCGTCTCCGCGGCCCGGCC